The sequence below is a genomic window from Lolium perenne isolate Kyuss_39 chromosome 7, Kyuss_2.0, whole genome shotgun sequence.
GTAGGGTACTCTGTACGTTTCTGAACAGAAGATATTTCGTTTGAACTCTTAAAATATCTTATAGTATTTAGTAATTTACTTGTCGGTGCTTTTGAATGTCTAGCTTTAAAATTACAGGAAGGTTGACCCTCCCAGTTTCTACAATCGTGTCTTCAAATGAGGGCCTAGTATTTTCGTTTCGAATTATCGCCATATGAAATATATGGATCCACCAATTGGTTCATTACTTTGCCCAGGAAAAACTACATTACCTAATATACTGTATTGACTGTTCATCCGAGATCACATGCAAATCTCACAGCACCGCATATTCTGTTGCCCTTTCTGCGTACTCTTTACAGCTACATACCTACATACATGCATACGCATCACagcaagataataaataaattAGTGGCTGTTGCATTCAGCAAGGCTTTCATTTAAGAACATCCACAACACAACATCAGATGTATCTACAAGGAACAGCAGTAGTAGAAACGTAGCATTCGAAAGCTTTTAGGGTCGCATATAGTCATATACAGTAGCTAGATACATGCACAGCACAAGGCAAAGAGCGATATCTTGTGATTACGGAACCACAAACGACCCAGCTGCATGCATGAGAAACAGCCTTCTAGGTGTCCTTCTTTGCCTTCGCTGGTCCCCTGGGTATCTTGCTAAGAACCTTGGTATCCAGCACCTCGTAGTGCTTGCGTGCTTCGGTATGGGCCTTCCCGGCAAAGTGATCCACCTTGTCCTGGTACTTGTCGTACAAGATCGGTATGGTGTGGATCATCAGGACAGCTGGGATCTCAAATGTATCAGTACACTAGCATTTTAACACCAAATTTTCGATAATGGTATGTGAGTTAAAAAAGATGCATTACCAACGTAGACCAGGGTGAGGAAGTCACAGCAGCTTCCTACTTCAGAGAGAACCCAGAGAGCAGCAATGACCTACAGAGCACAAGTTAACTGTTACACAACCCTCAATAAACAAACAAAGTAAAAAACATTGTGTAATTGTGATGGCAGAAGCGTACACCAAGAAACTTCTTCAGATCATGCCCCAGTGCAATCTCCCGAAACAAATGAAGGGCCCTGTTAACGTCGTTGCGCAATGCCCGTGCCACATTCACAGCAGCATCTTCTGATATCTGGATGACAGGAAAATCCGGCGGACTCCTGAAACATAACACTTGTTGTATGATGGAGGCAGTATCAACCAAAACACGGAAAAAAATAACAATATATCTCGCTCACTTCTTGATGAAAGTCATAGCTTTGGACCACAGAAACAAGACAGCCAGGACTCCAATCATCACATGGGATATCAGGGTTAAGAGGTGGTAATCAAGCACTTCAAACAAAATCCACAGGACAGTTGTGCCACCAATCACTACAGCAGTTGTCTTCTTGTCTTTCCATAAGAGTACGTCAGCAGCTGCACAAGATtgtaccaaaacaaacaaatagaGCCAATCAGAATTGTCATAATGCAGCTATGACTTCATAATTTTGTTTATAATACTGCATGATGCAGTGTCCTCATCATAGATGGATCTGACTGCAGCTAAGTGTGGCTATAGCAAGTGAAGATACTTCACCTTTCTAATGCAAGAAGTATTTCATAAGACCTTGTAAGAGGTTATTAGTAATCAACAGCTTTTTCGCATATCTAGGAGTTTATGGATGTCTCCATCTATCACTTTGTGATCACCAAACAGAGCAAGATAAAAAAGAAAGAGCAGGCATGCGAAGTTTAGGTATGGGATTCTTGATTTCTCAATAATTTGAAGCTTAATTTTAATATAATTTGAAGCTATATTTCGGTGTCCTGTGCCTTGTGTGCTATCATGAATCTCTTTCATAATCCTGGGGTTGAAACTAACACCCTCATGTCTAATCCGGACCTTCCCTTAACTTCCAGAAAACgaaccaccccccccccccccccccctaaataaCAAAGAAACGAGCTTAGCAAGAGAAAAGAGGATGCTTCTCCAAGGATCAGTTATACTTCTGCTAAAATCTAAGGTATATACTTCTAAGGATTCTCTATACAGCATATCAGACACCATTGATTAGATTGTAAAATTGCAAGAAGTTTTTTTAGGCAATAAGGTTCTAGAAGATAATAATGGACACTTAAGCAAAGTGGACCAAGAAGGTCCACAAGTCCATGTGCTTTTTTCCTTTTTGAAAGATGGCTCTCAATCGATGTGGATCTTGATAAAGTAGAATCAATAACACCTAAATTCAAGTGTGGATCCCAGTTAAAATATAATTGATGTTGCCACTTGCAAGAAGTCACCAACAAGAATCATTACGATTCTTCCAGGGTAACACATCACCTATATAAAACTGGATTACAAGCTGGTGATTCCAACAGGTAGGCTCAACTTTCTATTTCACAGTTACCATCATGATAACACCTACTAGTTCAACAAAAAAGCTGCATATAGCTTCAGATTGGAGAAAATTGCTTTCACATACCAATGAAGCTGCATATAGCTTAAGATTCTCTATTAAGAGTAGAAGATAAAACGAGAAGAGGTATGTGCCAACAGCTCGTGAAAGCAACACTTTGTTCAGCCCAGAAGGTAACAAGGAAACGTTCAGTGACAGCACGCCCCATTTATTGACAGAAGTGAGGTAAGTGCGTAGCTTATCTGAAGGCCGAGGCAACTCTAAAGCTAAAAGTCGACCAAAATATGCAGATATTATAGGCGGGTGCTTTCTTGGGGTAACGAAAGATGTCTCCCGATCTCATAAATTCAGACCCAGCGATGTAGACGGATTAAAGATTTTAATGGCTCCTGACCTCATAAATTCAGAACAATCGATGTAGACAGACTGAAGGTTTTAATGGCTCGCGGCCTCAGGCTAAGTTAAGCACCCAACCTCAAATTAGACAAGGACAGTTGTAGGTAATAGAAGAACTAAGGCGATGTTGTTAGAGCAGGCATCATCATggactaaagaaaccaaaaggaagcaACCAAATTACCGATCTGGCAAATTGTTAGGTAAACAATTCCGAGCTGAACCACACCACacagaaataaataaataaatagaaaCCGCCCGCCTGTAGCACAAACTATTATTTGAACAACGAAACGAAATCCAGTAATAATAGTATCAACCAAAAATACTAACGAGAATATTAGCATGGTTTGATACTGCAAGGAAAAGAAAAAGTAGTGGAGAGTTCGTACCTTTACCGCCTCCAAGCACCTTATGCACGGAGGTGTCCTCCCCGAGCAGCTTGAACCCGCGGGACCTCACCGTCGTCTCCGGCGCAGACGCAGACGCAGGCGGCGCCGCCTTCTCCGGCGAGGCCTCGGCCACTTTTTCCGCGGTCGGCTCCACCGACGGCGGCGGTGCCAGGCCTCCCTCGGCGGGCGCTGCCGGGGTGGGCGGGGGCGCGGCGACGGTCTCCTCGGCTGGATCGGCCATGGATTGAGCGGAGCAACCGAAGCTACAGGAAAGCTAAACACGAATTCCCCTCTGCTCCTCTGCTCTCTCGTAAAGCGtgtagtgtgtgtgtgtgtggaagTGTGCCTTGGCTGCCTCTTTTTGGTTGGGTGAAGGAGAGATGGGTGGAGATCTCTAGAATATGAGGAGAGTGGGACGGGCCGTCAGCCGCCGTCACGGCGCGCTGGCGCCTTTCGGTGGTGGAGCAGGTATGTGTACCCGGGAAAAGGCTCATGTAAACACCTTTTTGTAACTTATAAATGAAAATTCTGTGGCATACCAGGAAAAGCACTgaaatatttttaaaaattatCAAAACCTCTTTGATTCAAAGAAATTCATACAAAAATCGGGGATTGCATTTCATGTGATTTTTGTGAGGGCCTTTTTGCGCAATTTCTGTATAAATTTATCGTAATATCCCaagatttggggttacaaaaatagagaacaccaaagtgtgcattgcattcatgcatagaaaatccggagaATTTTCGCGCGTTTGTTTAAAACTGTCAAAGGGGTCGAGGTTTCTCTTgcatcggtggaattgagttagtcatcgatgtgagtgcgacaaatttcgacatgacctttgtgaATTCTTTTGGTTGCGGGAGAAataatttgaattgagtttgaaatatgaattcaaacaagaatttgaattctaaacaataATACTATAAAAAAATATTAAAGATAAAACATAATGTAAAATTTTGCAATGGATAAAGAATTTAATCTTTATTACATTTATCATTATACAATTAATTGAAAGTCCCATACAAGAAATCCAAATACAAATAATTCAATACCCTAAAATACAATAAATTACAAGTAAATAAAAGAAATCCTAAATCTAAATCTTCTCAATCTTTCTAGTCTTCTTTTCCTGTAAGATACAAAGAGAACAAAGGCAAACAGAAATAGCATTGGTTAATGTTATTATGTTACCATCACCAGGGTGAGGCATTTTAATTTTGGaacccagtgatacgtctccaacgtatcgataatttcttatgttccatgccacattattgatgttatctacatgttttatgcacactttatgtcatattcgtgcattttttggaactaacctattaacaagatgccgaagtgccagttgctattttcattgcttttggtttcgtaaatcctagtaacgaaatattctttaattggacgaaatcaacgcctgtggtcctattttgccacgaaacttccagaagaccgaagaggagacgaagtggggccacgaggtggccacaccctagggcggcgcggcccccccccccttggccgcgcggccctgtggtgtgggcccctcgtaccgcctcctgacctgcccttccgcctacttaaagcctccgtcgcgaaacccccagtaccgagagccacgatacggaaaaccttccagagacgccgccgccgccaatcccatctcgggggattcaggagatcgcctccggcaccctgccggagaggggaatcatctcccggaggactctacgccgccatggtcgcctccggagtgatgtgtgagtagtctacccctggactatgggtccatagcagtagctagatggttgtcttctccccattgtgcttaattgtcggatcttgtgagctgcctaacatgatcaagatcatctatctgtaattctatatgttgcgtttgttgggatccgatgaatagagaatacttgttatgttgattatcaaagttatgtctatgtgttgtttatgatcttgcatgctctccgttactcgtagatgctctggccaagtagatgcttgtaactccaagagggagtatttatgctcgatagtgggttcatgtctccgtgaatctggggaagtgacagaaatctctaagattatagatgtgctgttgccactagggataaaacattagtgctatgttcgaggatatagtcactgattacatgacgcgcaatacttaatgcaattgtctgttgttagcaacttaatacttgagggggttcggatgataacctgaaggtggactttttaggcatagatgcatgctggatagcggtctatgtactttgtcgtaatgcccaattaaatctcacaatactcatcataatatgtatgtgcatggtcatgccctctttatttgtcaattgtccaactgtaatttgttcacccaacatgctgtttatcttatgggagagacacctctagtgaactgtggaccccggtccaattctctatactgaaatacaatctactgcaatactgttctactgttctctgcaaacaatcatcatccacactatacatctaatcctttgttacagcaagccggtgagattgacaacctcactgtttcgttggggcaaagtactttggttgtgttgtgcaggttccacgttggcgccggaatccctggtgttgcgccgcactacatcccgccgccatcaaccttcaacgtgcttcttggctcctactggttcgataaaccttggtttcatactgaggaaaaacttgccgctgtacgcatcacaccttcctcttggggttcccaacggacgcgtgttgtacgcgtatcaagctctttttctggcgccgttgccggggagatcaagacacgctgcaaggggagtctccacttctcaatctctttactttgtttttgtcttgcttagttttatttactactttgtttgctgcactaaatcaaaatacaaaaaaattagttgctagttttactttatttgctatcttgtttgctatatcaaaaacacaaaaaaattagttacttgcatttactttatctagtttgctttatttactgttgctaaaatggtcacccctgaaaatactaagttgtgtgacttcacaaccacaaataataatgatttcttatgcacacctgttgctccacctgctactacagcagaattctttgaaattaaacctgctttattgaatcttgttatgcgagagcaattttctggtgttagttctgatgatgctgctgcccatcttaataattttattgaattgtgtgaaatgcaaaaatataaagatgtagatggtgacattataaaattaaaattgttccctttctcattaagaggaagagctaaagattggttgctatctctgcctaagaatagtattgattcatggactaaatgcaaggatgcttttattggtagatattatcccctgctaaaattatatctttgagaagtagcataatgaattttaaacaattagatactgaacatgttgcacaagcatgggaaagaatgaaatctctggttaaaaattgcccaacccatggactgactacttggatgatcatccaaaccttctatgcagggctaaatttttcttcgcggaatttattggattcagctgctggaggtacctttatgtccatcactcttggtgaagcaacaaagcttcttgataatatgatgatcaactactctgaatggcacacggaaagagctccacaaggtaagaaggtaaattctgtcgaagaaacctcttccttgagtgataagattgatgctattatgtctatgcttgtgaatgataggactaatattgatcctaataatgttccgttagcttcattggttgcccaagaagaacatgttgatgtaaacttcattaaaaataataatttcaacaacaatgtttaccggaacaattctagtaacaactataggccatatccttataataatggcaacggctatggtaattcttatgggaattcttacaataataataggaacacaccccctggacttgaagccatgcttaaagaatttattagtacacaaactgcttttaacaaatctgttgaagaaaagcttgggaaaattgatatacttgcttctaaagtcgatagtcttgctgctgatgtagatcttttgaaatcgaaagttatgcctaatgagaatcatcataataaaattgctactacagaaaatgccatccaagttagaattaatgagaatataagattaatggccgaactgcgtgctaggtgggatagagaagaaaatgaaaaactagctaaagagaagaatgtagctaaagtttggactattaccacgactagtaatgctaatgctacacatgttgctgcacttcctactattaataataaaagaattggtgttagcaatgttttcacttctaatgcaaagcgcgagaaactgcctgaaactgctaaaactgctgaaattgcttgtgataaaactgctgaaattttttccaacattggggatgatgatcccattgctttagattataatggtttgaattttgatgattgccacatctctgaagttataaagttcttgcaaaaacttgctaaaagtcctaatgctagtgctataaatttggctttcacgcaacatattacaaatgctctcataaaagctagagaagagaaactagagcgcgaagcctctattcctaaaaagctagaggatggttgggagcccatcattaagatgaaggttaaagattttgattgtaatgctttatgtgatcttggtgcaagtatttctattatgcctaagaaaatttataatatgcttgacttgccaccgctgaaaaattgttatttggatgttaatcttgctgatcattctacaaagaaacctttggggaaagttgataatgtccgcattaccgttaacaataaccttgtccccgttgattttgttgtcttggatattgaatgcaatgcatcttgtcctattatattgggaagaccttttcttcgaactgttggtgctatcattgatatgaaggaaggtaatataaaatatcaatttcctctcaagaaaggtatggaacacttccctagaaagagaatgaagttaccttttgattctattattagaacaaattatgatgttgacacttcgtctcttgataatacttgatacacactttctgcgcctagctgaaaggcgttaaagaaaagcgcttatgggagacaacccatggtttttactacagtactttgtttttattttgtgtcttggaagttgtttactactgtagcaacctctccttatcttagtttagtgttttgttgtgccaagtaaagtcgttgatagaaaagttcatactagatttggattactgcgcagaaacagatttctttgctgtcacgaatctgggctgttttctctgtaggtaactcagaaaattatgccaatttacgtaagtgatcctcagatatgtacgcaactttcattcaatttgagcattttcatttgagcaagtctggtgcctcgataaaattcgtcaatacgaactgttctgttttgacagattctgccttttatttcgcattgcctcttttgctatgttggatgaatttct
It includes:
- the LOC127313903 gene encoding reticulon-like protein B2; the encoded protein is MADPAEETVAAPPPTPAAPAEGGLAPPPSVEPTAEKVAEASPEKAAPPASASAPETTVRSRGFKLLGEDTSVHKVLGGGKAADVLLWKDKKTTAVVIGGTTVLWILFEVLDYHLLTLISHVMIGVLAVLFLWSKAMTFIKKSPPDFPVIQISEDAAVNVARALRNDVNRALHLFREIALGHDLKKFLGVIAALWVLSEVGSCCDFLTLVYVAVLMIHTIPILYDKYQDKVDHFAGKAHTEARKHYEVLDTKVLSKIPRGPAKAKKDT